Proteins found in one Paenibacillus borealis genomic segment:
- a CDS encoding ABC transporter permease has translation MLKWVEKKWVSVSLLWIAALCIWQLGAWAYGPDVIPGPWATLKGGRELIQDGTLMQYIGISFYRVLVGWVLGSILAIPVGLIIGKVNVIRIFAEPFLNFIRFIPPIAFITLFLVWFGIGEQSKIALIMYATFFIVVLNTLTGVMSVEEDKVRSARSMGANEWQILLHVIVPATIPYIFTGVRLAMGTSYMAIIGAEMIASNEGVGYLIWNSRLFFRTDWIFVGLFCLGFMGFFTDRLFGWFGRKVLYRYGVVSVAARRR, from the coding sequence ATGTTGAAATGGGTGGAGAAAAAATGGGTCTCGGTCTCCCTGCTATGGATTGCCGCACTGTGCATCTGGCAGCTGGGCGCCTGGGCGTATGGCCCGGATGTTATCCCGGGTCCATGGGCCACGCTGAAGGGAGGGCGGGAACTGATCCAAGACGGCACCTTGATGCAGTATATCGGCATCAGCTTTTACCGCGTGCTTGTCGGTTGGGTACTCGGCAGTATACTGGCTATTCCTGTAGGGCTGATCATCGGAAAAGTAAACGTCATCCGTATATTTGCCGAGCCGTTCCTGAATTTCATCCGCTTTATCCCGCCGATTGCCTTCATCACACTTTTTCTGGTCTGGTTCGGCATCGGAGAGCAGTCGAAGATTGCGCTGATTATGTACGCCACCTTCTTCATCGTTGTGCTTAACACCTTGACCGGTGTAATGTCGGTGGAGGAGGATAAGGTCCGCTCGGCCCGCAGCATGGGGGCAAATGAATGGCAGATTCTGCTGCACGTGATTGTGCCGGCTACGATTCCATATATTTTCACCGGTGTACGGCTGGCGATGGGAACCTCCTATATGGCAATTATCGGCGCAGAAATGATCGCTTCCAACGAAGGTGTTGGTTATCTGATCTGGAATTCGCGGCTGTTCTTCCGTACGGACTGGATATTCGTCGGGCTGTTCTGCCTGGGCTTCATGGGCTTCTTCACCGACAGGCTGTTCGGCTGGTTCGGCCGGAAGGTGCTCTACCGCTATGGTGTAGTTAGTGTGGCGGCGCGGAGAAGATAG
- a CDS encoding copper amine oxidase N-terminal domain-containing protein translates to MMNLYKRILPACLLLMLLLQSFASAASPAQAAAPARPITVNINGSFITTDSSPFIESGRIKVSVRTLASLGLTYSWDTATRTATITNPALDSFRLIEGQATAYKNGQPVQMDNAAGNYNGRIMVPARFVSEAFGYSVYYERTRGILFITSKDYVPDTAAQLSGDLAAARLAAISLPIQFDFTPVPAAESGQSRNYTYRFAANDATRYVYENALVSTVVEIKDGAAHAVWQYGTNGIPGYDLYTTLGGQQPGYMAEMSHDHFRYFGGGYRASYQTAADGSYQSFPYYTRNYGEIIQPIPE, encoded by the coding sequence ATGATGAATCTGTATAAAAGAATACTGCCGGCTTGTCTGTTGCTCATGCTCCTGCTGCAAAGCTTCGCCTCAGCCGCTTCCCCCGCCCAGGCAGCTGCGCCAGCCCGTCCGATTACCGTCAATATCAACGGAAGCTTTATCACCACAGACAGCAGCCCTTTTATTGAGTCAGGCAGAATCAAAGTATCGGTGCGGACGCTCGCCTCACTCGGACTGACTTATTCCTGGGATACAGCAACCCGCACTGCTACAATCACTAATCCGGCCCTGGATAGCTTCCGTCTAATCGAGGGACAGGCAACAGCCTACAAAAACGGCCAGCCGGTCCAAATGGATAATGCAGCGGGTAATTACAACGGCAGGATCATGGTGCCGGCCCGCTTCGTCAGTGAAGCCTTCGGATATAGTGTGTACTATGAGCGGACCCGCGGCATCCTCTTCATAACCAGCAAGGATTATGTCCCGGACACTGCTGCCCAGCTCTCGGGTGACTTGGCGGCAGCCCGCCTTGCTGCCATCTCCCTGCCTATCCAGTTCGACTTCACGCCTGTTCCTGCAGCGGAGAGCGGGCAATCACGGAATTATACGTACAGATTTGCCGCAAATGATGCTACGCGCTATGTCTACGAGAACGCACTTGTCTCAACCGTCGTTGAGATTAAGGACGGAGCCGCCCATGCCGTCTGGCAATATGGCACGAATGGTATTCCCGGCTATGATCTGTACACTACGCTGGGAGGACAGCAACCCGGATATATGGCTGAGATGTCTCATGATCATTTCCGCTATTTTGGCGGAGGCTACCGGGCTTCCTACCAGACAGCAGCGGATGGATCCTATCAGTCCTTTCCCTACTACACACGAAATTACGGAGAAATTATCCAGCCTATCCCTGAATAG
- a CDS encoding DUF6953 family protein, translating into MEVTAQEVAEWMVKEIKFTGTLHQTAAIEYVKANFGEQFVFVNENGNASLSKEVKKAFRKLHGGRIAWDRDGFLWAWT; encoded by the coding sequence ATGGAAGTAACCGCACAGGAAGTGGCGGAATGGATGGTCAAGGAAATCAAATTTACAGGAACCCTGCACCAGACCGCAGCGATTGAATATGTGAAGGCGAATTTCGGCGAACAATTTGTATTCGTGAATGAGAATGGAAATGCATCGCTGTCCAAAGAAGTGAAGAAGGCGTTCCGCAAGCTGCACGGCGGCCGGATTGCCTGGGACCGCGACGGGTTCCTCTGGGCCTGGACCTAA
- a CDS encoding mannose-1-phosphate guanylyltransferase has product MDKFATILAGGGGTRFWPLSRQEIPKQLLNISGNDIMLNDTIERFKGIIPQENTVIVTNRTQAVLLESIMHSSVQKSNILIEPVARNTSASILFAAFSIQQMSEGDSLMVVLPSDHYITDEPQFRLTLDEACTVAMESDAIVTIGIKPTFPSTGYGYIAYDKEPIAVKPVAVYDVAEFVEKPDFKKAQGYLASGNYLWNSGIFIWKTSVIIDNFKRYLPRLYNTMLPISEALGTDQEQETINRIYPLLQNISIDYGILERSDEVVVLSGQFGWNDIGSWDALGAIFPPDDEGNIIKANHVGIDTRNSIIYGNGRLITTIGVDGFIIADTGDAVMICPKDKAQSVKDIVDLLKEKGMLEYV; this is encoded by the coding sequence ATGGATAAATTCGCAACCATACTCGCAGGCGGAGGCGGCACCCGCTTCTGGCCGCTGTCCAGACAGGAAATCCCCAAGCAGCTGCTGAATATCAGCGGCAACGATATTATGCTGAATGATACGATCGAACGCTTCAAGGGCATCATTCCGCAGGAGAATACCGTGATTGTAACGAACCGCACCCAGGCGGTGCTGCTGGAGAGCATTATGCACAGCAGTGTGCAGAAGAGCAATATTCTGATCGAGCCTGTGGCCCGGAATACCTCGGCAAGCATCCTGTTCGCCGCCTTCTCCATCCAGCAGATGAGTGAAGGGGATTCCTTAATGGTTGTCTTGCCTTCCGATCATTACATTACCGATGAGCCGCAGTTCCGGCTTACGCTGGACGAAGCCTGCACCGTCGCGATGGAGAGCGATGCCATTGTCACGATTGGGATCAAGCCGACCTTCCCTTCCACGGGCTACGGCTACATTGCTTATGACAAAGAGCCGATCGCAGTCAAACCGGTTGCCGTATACGATGTAGCTGAATTTGTGGAGAAGCCGGATTTCAAAAAGGCACAGGGATATCTGGCCTCAGGCAATTATCTCTGGAACAGCGGGATCTTCATCTGGAAGACCTCGGTCATTATCGATAACTTTAAGCGGTATCTGCCACGACTGTACAATACGATGCTGCCGATCAGTGAAGCGCTCGGTACCGATCAGGAGCAGGAGACGATTAACCGGATCTATCCGCTGCTGCAGAATATCTCGATTGATTATGGCATTCTCGAACGTTCTGATGAGGTAGTGGTGCTGTCCGGCCAGTTCGGCTGGAATGACATCGGAAGCTGGGATGCACTCGGTGCTATCTTCCCGCCTGATGATGAAGGCAATATTATCAAGGCTAATCATGTCGGCATCGACACCCGCAACTCTATAATCTATGGCAACGGGCGGCTGATCACCACTATCGGCGTAGACGGCTTCATCATCGCTGACACCGGGGATGCGGTCATGATCTGCCCTAAGGATAAAGCCCAGTCGGTCAAAGACATTGTCGATCTGCTCAAGGAGAAAGGAATGCTGGAATACGTATAG